The following DNA comes from Alnus glutinosa chromosome 6, dhAlnGlut1.1, whole genome shotgun sequence.
GTCAATGGGAAATGATAGTTGGGGGGCCAACTTGCCGGCCCCCAGCgggctttttttaataaaaaaataattttttaatgaaaaagcaACTTCTAATGTCATCAGAAGttgttttttcattaaaaaaaagccCCTTTTAATGATTTGCGTTTGATCGGAAGCAATTAGACCtccattttgtttttatgtttttgttttttaatttttcaaatgctGCCCTTTTTTGCATATTGTTTCCATTAATTGAAAGGCAAAGTTCCCTACTTTAACTAATGACAAGGATTAGtggtatttttctttgtttttgggtcACTTATCTCTTCCCTATGTCATAGGTTGTGTTCTTATTCATATTTTAGTCTGTAAAGGCTGCAAATTTACTCCGTTAATTTCTcgggaaatgatttttcttcatCACATTATCTTATATCAATcttacaccaagacacatagggTGTGTGATCTATGTAtgtaggttttatatatatgggtttCACACCCAATATGTTTTGGTGTAGAATTAATGTAGGATAATGTGATGTAAGAATAACACATTCTTAATTTCTCAGATAGTTTATTTGTGGGTGTAGAAAGAATCTAGGATTCTGGATGCTCCAAACATTGTGAATGACTTCTATCTGAGTATCATGGATTGGGGAAGAAACAACATTCTTGCCGTTGCTTTGGGCTCAGAATTGTACCTGTGGAAGTCTGAGAACGGGAAAGTACAAAGGTTGTTGCAAGTTGGTGCCCATGATTACCCTTCAAGTGTATCCTGGTCGGAGGATGCCAAAACACTGGCCGTTGGATATATGCATTCAAACCTTCAACTCTGGGATGCCGAGACTTCTAAACTTGTAAGTGCTCTGTCTGTGTGTGACTTCACTTACTCCTGAACTGTGTCTAAGGATTTTGTAACGTTACTTCGAATTatcaaaatttgtaatttttttacccATCCGTTAATAGGGGCggaattagaaaaataattttggggggtttaaaactaaaaatataaaatttttgatagtaaaatataattttgaagggtccattttatagaaaatacttataatttagacgaaattttcaaaattgagaTGTAATCTTTTGTCATCCTAAGATACAATTCTTGACCATCTTGCCCATgtagcaaggtggtcccccTAGCTAGCTTCaggattttttaatttttaattttttttatttttaaagtaaaagtaaaagttgtcgCATGAGCAAAGGTGGTCAGAAGTTGTCTTGGGtaacaatgtatcatatctcttcaaaattttatgatttttttgaaaaagggGGCCAGAACCCATTAGCCTTGAGGTGGTTCCACCCCTGttcgttaggattttctgttaaatcctaactgaggatgccaaaataacaatatatatattatttttttaaaaaaaaaactaaatattttTGGACGCaaagctttgtttttttttttttttttgggcaaacatgtatttttataaattatataaggaTATAAGAGACATTTCATCTGTTAGCAGTTTGACTAACGCAAAACCCTAACCGTAGAGGTCAAATTAAAAGGGACTGAAACCGACATTgcaaattttgtattttgagctTATGAATacaataccctttttttttttttttttttacttcactCTCTTTTACACTGAAGGCGTGGGATTACTTACTTGTATGTTCAACGAACAGATTAGAAGCCTAGAAGGTCATAGTGGAAGAGTAGCAGCCACGGGATGGAATGGTCATACTCTAACATCAGGAAGCCAGGACAAATCCATCATTAATCACGATGGTAATTCAATTATTCTATTTTTGAGGACAATAATTAATCGACAGAGTGAGatgattcaataattaattgaacATGTTTTGTTTGGCAGTTCGATCGCCAAATAATTTGACCTCGCGGATACAAGCACACACCGAAGAAGTGTGCAGTTTGAAATGGTCAAGCAGAGGCAATGTATTGGCAAGTGGTGGTAACGAAAATCGGATTTACATATGGGAGTCTTCCAAAATGAGCTCATCCAATTTCTTGCATCGTTTCGATGACCATTCCGCCGCAGTCAAGACCCTTGCTTGGTGCCCATATCAGTCTGATGTACTTGCCTCTGGAGGAGGCACAAAAGATGGCTGTATTAAGATATGGAATACACAAAAGGGCACCTGCATCAGCAGCAAAGATACCAAAGCTCAGGCAggttccataattttttttcatttgaatttCAATGTAAAAGATATCGGTTCGATCTAAAGGTCCGTTGCTTCGGAGTCTGTAGTCTCTCTTTTCTCATTTTGTGTGCGGTGTCTTTGGCTTTATGTATGTAGATTTGTGGACTGGAGTGGAACAGGCATCACAAAGAGATCATGAGTGGCCATGGCTTCAGCGCAAGCGAGCATCGGAACCTGCTATGCTTATGGAGGTACCCATGCATGACTAAAGTAGGAGAATTCAGGCGCCATACTTCCAGAATCCTCCACCTCTGCCAGGTTTGATTATTCCCATAGAATTTGAATGGTTCCATTTGTGCTTTTATATAGCATCCAATGTACAAAATTCATCATAAAAAACAGGGCAGTTTGAAGAATGGCAGCCATCATTACAAAAATTTGAACTTCATTCAATTTACTGATTTATTGCAGAGCCCTGATGGTTTAACTGTGGCATCGGCTGGGGCGGATGAAACTCTTCGCTTTTGGGACGTTTTTGGACCACCGAGTACTGACAATTCAAGAATCTCAGAGCTGGAAGGCCTTTTGTCTCTTAAGACATCACCCCTAAGATGATGGGAACTGAAACAATCGGTTTTCTCAGGCTTGGTTCCTTCTTTTCTTGTTATCTATGTAATCAGTTTTTGCACAAAAGAGCACAGTGAATCTTTTTAGTTCCTTTTCTAGGTCAAGAGATATATTGCATTGGGTTTTGTAAACATGAACATGAAAGAAACACAGAGAAATGTGATGAAGAAAAATGTTGTTCTATTCTAATTATTGTGCAAAAGATTGCCGACCGAGCATTTCACTTATCGACCTATTAAACCAACTTATTAGTATAAGATATAATCATATACTAATGGTGTACCTGCTCAAACTGACCTCTATCTcacatttaaatgaaaaataagagaACCAACCAAAAGATATTTCTCAATTTGACTGTCGCTGCAAAACAAACTGAATTCATTCAGCCTCCGAATCATCAGTAACACTGTCAACATACATCTCAACAGATTCCTTCTCTGCCTTTTTCTCCTCTTggtctcttttcttcctttcttcctcTTGCTCTCTTTCAGAAGCTCGGGCCTTTGCGATTTCAAGTCTAGAACTGACTGCTTCCCATGATACAAGCTTCTCCATGAAGAGTGATATGTAATCAGGTCGACGGTTCTGttagaagaaacaaaaacaataacatatTCGCCAGATTTTTACTTATGCGAGTCTATTAGACTGAAGAAATAGACCATTATCATCAAAAACTGTATTTCATATTTCATAGCTAAGCCTCACCTGAAAGTCAAGGTAGTAAGCATGCTGTTGAGACAAATCACATTTAGAAGTAAAATCAGTTCTCAGGTAATAATAGTTGTTCTCAAACAGAAGCTTACGAGAAAACACATTAAATTAGGAGTAAAgtgtaaaaatgataaataccTCCCAAACATCGATGGTAAGGAGTGGCTGCAAGAAATCAACAAATATTATCagatgtttttttctttttttgattggTAAGTTACACGCACTCGGTGGGACTTGAACCCACGACCTCACCCTCCAActtgctacaaagggaggaagtacactttttttttttgataaccgGGGTATCTAGGGCTTTGCTCTGACTAGATCCCCGGGAGGAGGAagtaccatttgagctaaagctcattggtACAAATATTATCAGACGTAACAATGAACGTGAATTAGGAAGATCATAGTCCATCAAAATACTTACAGAATAGTCCAAGACAAGTGGATTAACAGCATTGGGAGTCTTCACTATCACAAGCTTGTTGTCCTCCTCTGATGGACGAGGATTTACTGCATTTCCAACATCTAGTCTATTTGCTTTATCTAGAGAAATGAAAACAACAGGATTCATTACTCCCTAACAAATTTAGCTACAGAATATTACAGCTCAACTAAGGAAATTTGGAACAAAATGTAAGAATTGCCAGGTTAAGAGGCAAGAAACTACACACATGCAAGCCAGGCCCAACCCGAACCAAACTGTGTAGCTGCAGCTGACTTGAACTCTTGcacaaatttttcaaaagacCCAAAATCCCTTTCAATCAGTTCTAGAAGATCCCCAACTGGCTTTCTTCCACCGCCTGGCTTCATGGACTCCCAAAAGAAGTCATGGTTCCAAATCTGCAAATAGGTAAAACATACTAGTTGGGAAACTTCAGCAAAGAAACCAATGCACATGAGAGAGAGGGGAAGTACATAAGTAGTCTATCCAGTATCATAACTATTATCATGTTAACACATGTGAGTCTCAGAAACATTAAGAATTGCATTAGCGAtttgcaaacaaaaaaattacgtGTGATAGAAGTTGTTGATACCACATTAAAAAATAGGCAAAGATAGCACTTTATCATAGATTGGGAGCATTTTGTCTAAAgtatttattcttattttcaACTAGTAACCATCTGACCTTTAGCTTAAACTagtaatgaaaataacaaaagaaattattattataataaaaattaatgaattGAAGTTTGACCTAGGTTTCAATACAATTATATAattcaaaagtaaaaaatatctTCACATCAATCTCACAAGCTTAAAAACTAAAACGGTTtaaaataatgacaaaaatcATGCTACTGCATAAGCACAGCATACCTGTGCTGCATTGTTGAAAGTTGGAAGAATATCACCTTTATTATATGAAATAACTATGACATCTTCCAATGACATCCCGTCTAGCTCTGTTCCTACAATTTGATTgtttagattctccacatagcCCCTGTGGTGCTTCCCCCAATGATACTCCAGGGTCTCCTTGCTCATATGTGGCTCCAAAGCATTCTGCCAAGAGTGGAATAATTACATAATTACTGTTGACTCAAATTTGTCAAATAGTTTCGATAAGTACACCATGAATACTTCACCAATTTCTCTTACAGTTAAAGTTGCAAGAGATCATCAATATTTCTCTCTTCATAAAGTTTAATTGCTGTTGacaatagaaaaagaaatttgataTGAACAGTTTGTTTATCACAGATTTGGCACTGGAAAGCGATGAAATCATCAAGCAGGAGTAAATGGTTGATAGGCCAGGCTTGACAACGTAGAAAGGTTGCTCAGATACTAAATCTGATTCAAGATCAGTTTTGAGCTGTGTATATGGATATTAGGAATTGGGGCACACATAATGCATGTGCAGTACATGGTGgtatctttccaaaaataaaatatcatgaaTTTTGTTTAATGAAGTTTTAGTAGTTGAGAGAAAATAGGGAGACAAGGGAGTTGGTGGTCACCAACTCTGAAGGTAGTCCTTGGAAGAAACAAGATAGGGGAGATTTAGGTGATTGTTCCGTTATAGATCccacttaaaattaaattaaattaagattAGTAATGACTTTTTCAATTATCACCCCAGTAGCTGAATGAATAAGGTTTGCTTCAATTGTTTGTTgcattatataataaaagtgtcaaatgcttttttttttttggataaataattgaaatatcattaaaagttggggttgagtgggttatgccacaatCGGTGTTGGAGTTATTGACTAGTTGGAGGGCGGCAAGTGGGAGTCGGCATGCGAAAGAggtttggcggttagctcctctttgcttgctgtggtgtatttggagggagcggaatgctcgtctgtttgaagatgtagagacacctatggtggagctacggaagcggttgctcaacacTTTATATTCTTGGATAGCGCCACATCATTGTTTGagtgtctttacttttgtagactttttaaatttactttctgttcgacccgcttaagggctctcttgtatacttcccgtgtataagggttgcgccccttagcgcttttcaataaattgctattacttatcaaaaaaaaaatatcattaaaagtgtaaagTGCAACTCAGGtgcacagaaagtatacaagagaaacgccTATCTAGAAAGTGTCAAATGTTATAGTCGGATTGTCAAGTCATGCCAAAGAAGGATCTTTTTTTCCTGATAAGtaaatcaatttcattaaaagcgcatAGGGGTGCAACCTTAatacacatgaaatatacaagagaaaccccatattaaggagaaaaagaaaaatccaaaaattcagaaaatttagaaaagtgTGAGCTATTATATGCCCCAATCCATGTATAAAGCAATTTGAACATTATATTCTTTAGCTCTTCCAAAAGAAGGATCTTCTTGAGGCTCATGATCAAGCTGAAGGTGGTTTAAAGCTACACAAACCGAGGCCACATAATGCTAGTCTTGCATTAAAGTTATGGAGGATTCAAGCTCATTGAAAGTAGAAACAAGATTGAACGTCCTCTCACCAAACTCTAGAACACAAAAGAACCCCCAAATTAATATATGGCATGGAGCATATATAACCATATAATACATTTGGCAAGCATGTAAGTTAGTATTAACGCAAAAGGCAACCAAGGCCAGTGCGAGCAAAATTTACACTATAACCACTAAATTTCTGTTCTAGGACACAGTTACCTTCTAACAAAGCAAAAAGGTCAGTGAGTCAGTTTTAAGTTCAAAACAATTTAGGTATAATGATCTCTATTAAAATTAGAGAATGATTTCAGGCCTAAATCGACAGGATGATCATGATAAATTACGCTGAGCCTGTGCCCTGCCAATTTGCTATAAGCCAAATGAAGGCTATGCCCATAGAAATTTGCACTAAAATGTGAATTAAGATGATAACCATGAAAAGCCCAAAAGGCATCCAATGTCACAATTTAAGCCTGTAGGAACGGGAAAGATCTAAGTTTCTCTAAactgataatatatatatatatatatatatatatattatagcaGAATTTATGAAAATAGAATCATCAAATCTTACCAGTGGATATGGAGGAGGCTTGAGATCAAATTTTGCAGTAATTGCCGGCCCACTTTTCCTCTTACAACGTCGCTGTAGCATACAACGTCAAAATGTTTCTTGTAAccatcaaaaaaagaaattatggcATCTCAAAGAACGAAATTTTTCTAATTACAAAACATAATGCTGAAGCTAAAAGTCGAGATTATATACAAGCAGAGCGCAGACCTCTTTGTTTGTCCATCGGAGGGTACGAGGTGTTCCCGGAATTCCACGAAGCCCTGTAAATTAAACTTAAACAcatgtaagagagagagagacagagacagagacagagacagagtaGTGTACTAGGAGGAATGTCGACGACCTTGGCGAGGAAGAAGGGCGCACGTTGGCCAGGTAGAGGCAGAGGATGCTACTACCATGTCTAACGTTATCCTGTTcctttgctttttctttctgTTGTTTCCAACCGGCAGCAGAAATCtccaagtttgaagaagaaaatggaattgagatttgagagggaagTACAGTTGTGGTAGTACTACTACTTCTTGGCTCTTGCTCCCTCCCAAAGAGTCCTAGAGTTGTACTTTCGTCCTTCACTTCGATGTTGGGCTGGGCTGGGCTTGAAGATTCAGTTCAGTCGCCGACATAATCTCCAATACTACTACAAGTTTTTTCTACTTCGTTCGCAATGGAATAAGACCAAATGCAGGaactattttattatattttataaatgggATAACTTTACTTTAAATGTATCGAATTAtcgtcattttttaattaaggtatctgaacttcaaaacgtctcaaattagagtatataattttcaaaacgtctcaataacaTGTATTCCACTAGGATTTAGTGTTAAATCCtgctaaaatttttaaaataccatttttttaggaaaaaaatgtaaaaaaaaaaaaattgctagaatttaggcagaatttaatggaatttgcaaaaatacccttacctgaatctttgaaaatttttataatttttttttaaaataaaaataaacacatggatattttaggaattttggcATAATTTAATGGcaaattttaacagaatatcTATTATTAATACGTTTTGAAAATTGGATACtccagtttgagacgttttgaaattCGGGTACCTTAAGTCAAAAAAAGGttataattcgatacccttaAATGAAGTTATCcctttataaatttaatagtaaatataTTAACACGCCATTcataaatacaatcaaataaaatttgaactaTGAAATAGCTGTTTCTGTTTCTATTCTATTTCTTACAAAAATCACAATCTAGCAAtcaaattttggattttaggATGTGGAGGTAAAAGTGTATCCAACACTTTTTAGAATTAATCGAAATTTTAATCGAAATcagattttaaaaattctaaaaatccATTAAGAAGATCTCTTAATTGTTATTCGACATACTTTACCAAATAAACTAACCgccttttaatgtatttttggATATAAGAAATTCTGGCTACAGCACAGCGAGTATTTAACCACTTGATCAAAAtctcatattattttaattgtttataatattttcaatCAGTAGTAAGATTCAACATAAATAGGATTGAAAACTACTTGACAAAAACATGAGAGCTTGCCCTTGATTTGAGGGCCTGCACGAATTGTCACCACTTCAGTAGCACATATTTTCATACTATTTGGTAACATGATCCAAAGAAAGCACTAATAAAGGCCAATGAGAAATCCAATATACTGCTTTTCTCTAGTCCAATTGGCCTGTTTAATCGATTGATTAGGGGACAGTTTCttgaaatttgcacatcaaaCCCATCAGGTTAAGGGATGGATATGTTTATCTTTCACAATGATCTCTAACATAACAAATCATGACCAAAGGTAATTATGTTAACAGGATTAAGATTTTATAAAATACCTAGATTTTCCGAATCCTCCGTACGAAAAACTCTATATTTTTTCATTCTGGTCTATCTCGGTCGAACGACACACTCTGCAAGACTTTCAATCGAACGAGCTTCAATTGATTCTGAATACTCATTCGACTGAGGGATTGACCAACATACTTTGTAAGACTCTTAGTCAAACAAGCTTCGACCGTGAATATTCTTTGTGATGCACTCCATCAATCAACACTCATGCTTAGTCGACGGAAATACTAGGACACCCCTAAAAACCCTACTGCcacctctttatttttttaaattatttaatcttttataaataaGTAGTATTTTATCATAATAAACATATTTAGTGTTTGCCTCATTATAGGACTTCCTCACCCTCCCTCAACTACAAAGGCTTGCAATTTCTTGTCACAAAAACCCACACCAATTATGACGCGAGACACACAATCGAAGAAAAATGATATATGCGCTTTCAAGTCTACACTCTTAAGTATACATTTCCTGACGTGATaatgaaaatcatcattgaattttgatgcattaccattgaattttgaaTCTGATAGTGATTTTCACTGCTACATCAAAGAGTATGTACTTGAAAGTGcatgtaacatttctcaaaatggAATAGATTATAACGATTGAACTtaacaaccaaaaaataaaccaaCGATAATTATACACGTTTTCTCATAAAGAATGACATTACGGCATTGGAAAACCCTAATGGCAAGATAGTTTTTGGGGGTTCTTCAGGCAAGCAACATAGCACTTCAACTAGGCCCAAATTCTTTTTTTGGGGACAAGATCCGAAGTTTTTATCTCATCTATTTTGGCTGCTACAATGAAATCATTCATACTCAATCCCCCTGCAATTCAAATGGAAGCATTTCAAGGGCCATGCAGGAAAATATGATACTTAACCATGCCCAATGCAATTAAAATCAGAAAATGAACTTAGACAGTGCTATATGAGGTACAATAGAAGAAGTTTTTCCAATTGgctcaagaaaaatattttagtttAGAGGTTTACCAATGGAAGCTGTCCAAAGTTCAGCTCTAACTTGATTGGGTTGTTCCAAGTGGAGATTTGGATAATGccctgcagcttctgcaacctCATAAATCCTATTGATGAGTTCAACCCCGCATTTGAAATCTCTCAACTTCCACAAGCATTGTAGTTTAAGCCCACCTT
Coding sequences within:
- the LOC133870045 gene encoding cell division cycle 20.2, cofactor of APC complex-like, with the translated sequence MSKLQSDRYSPTRLITNPTTQYDFPGDRFIPNRSLMDLDQAHSLLTSRIKKSCNPTFNEEYRQKVEEKLSLDSEGRPFRMLVFRGSPKSSRRSIRLIDEMRREELEAVDNSTKQSLFRRLPKKESRILDAPNIVNDFYLSIMDWGRNNILAVALGSELYLWKSENGKVQRLLQVGAHDYPSSVSWSEDAKTLAVGYMHSNLQLWDAETSKLIRSLEGHSGRVAATGWNGHTLTSGSQDKSIINHDVRSPNNLTSRIQAHTEEVCSLKWSSRGNVLASGGNENRIYIWESSKMSSSNFLHRFDDHSAAVKTLAWCPYQSDVLASGGGTKDGCIKIWNTQKGTCISSKDTKAQICGLEWNRHHKEIMSGHGFSASEHRNLLCLWRYPCMTKVGEFRRHTSRILHLCQSPDGLTVASAGADETLRFWDVFGPPSTDNSRISELEGLLSLKTSPLR
- the LOC133870044 gene encoding superoxide dismutase [Fe], chloroplastic, with translation MVVASSASTWPTCALLPRQGLRGIPGTPRTLRWTNKERRCKRKSGPAITAKFDLKPPPYPLNALEPHMSKETLEYHWGKHHRGYVENLNNQIVGTELDGMSLEDVIVISYNKGDILPTFNNAAQIWNHDFFWESMKPGGGRKPVGDLLELIERDFGSFEKFVQEFKSAAATQFGSGWAWLAYKANRLDVGNAVNPRPSEEDNKLVIVKTPNAVNPLVLDYSPLLTIDVWEHAYYLDFQNRRPDYISLFMEKLVSWEAVSSRLEIAKARASEREQEEERKKRDQEEKKAEKESVEMYVDSVTDDSEAE